AGTGTATGGGGCATGCTGACTCTCCGACAAAAAAGAAAGGCCCGACATCGCGCGATATCGGGCCTCGGTCATTCCCAGCAATCGTCAGCGATCAGAACTGACCGGCCCAGGGGCCATGATGCAGGTCCTTGCCGTCCAGGCGGTCGAAGCCGTGGGCACCGAAGAAATCGCGCTGCGCCTGGATAAGGTTCGCCGTGCCGCGACCGCGGCGATAGGTGTCGAAGTAGGACAGCGCCGAGGCGATCGCCGGGACCGGCAGGCCCGAGAGTGCGGCATGGGCAACGACGCGGCGCAACGCCCCGTCTGTTTCCTTGACCATTTCGGCGAAGGCCGGCGTGACGACGAGGTTCGCCACGTTCGGGTCCTTGGTGAAGGCCGACGTGATTTCGTCGAGGAACTGCGAGCGGATGATGCAGCCGGCACGCCAGATGCGGGCGATGGTCGGCATGGGCAGCGACCACTTGAACTCGTCAGACGCAGCCGACATGACCGCGAAACCCTGCGCGTAGGCCGCGACCTTGGCGGCGAGCAGGGCGTTTTCGAGATCCGCGATGAAGGCGGCCTTGTCCTTCGGCGTCTCTGCGAGTGTCGGCAGGCCGAAGAGCTTTTCGGCGGCCAGGCGCTCCTGACGCAGCGACGACAGCACGCGACCGGAGACCGCAGCTTCGATACCGCTCGCAGCCACTGCCAGGTTCTGTGCCTCGATGGCCGACCACTTGCCGGTGCCCTTCTGGCCGGCGGCATCGACGATGATATCGACCATCGGCTTGCCGGTTTCCGGATCGGTGGCCTTCAGAACCTTTTCGGTGATCTCGATCAGGTAGGAGTTGAGGCGGCCCTTGTTCCACTGACCGAAGATTTCGCCGATTTCGGCCGCCGACATGCCAAGGCCGTCGCGCAGGATGCCGTAGATCTCGGCAATCATCTGCATGTCGGCATATTCGATGCCGTTGTGGATCGTCTTGACGAAGTGCCCGGCGCCATCGGTACCGAGCCAGGCGACGCAGGGGTCGTCGTTGAACTTGGCGGCAATCGAGGTCAGCACAGGCTCGACGCGCTTCCAGCTTTCCTCGGTGCCACCGACCATGATCGAAGGACCATGGCGGGCGCCTTCCTCACCGCCGGACACACCCATGCCGATGAAGGTCAGGTCGGTTCCGGCAAGGCGTTCGAAACGCGCGACGGTATCGCGGAAATTGGCGTTGCCCGCATCGATCATGATATCGTTCTTGGACAGATGCGGCATCAGCGCCGCCATCTGCTGGTCAACGGCCTCGCCAGCCTTGATCATGATGATGATCGGGCGCGGTGGCCGGATGGCGGCGACAAACTCCTCGATCGTGTGGCAACCGATGATTTGGCCGGCCAGATCGCCTGCTTCTGCAAGGAATTCATCCGTGCGCGCCGGCGTCCGATTGAAGACCGCGATCCGATTGCCCTTTTCGGCAATATTGAGCGCCAGATTGGAGCCCATGACTCCGAGACCGATCAGTCCGATTTCCGCTTGCTGCACGATGTAGCCTCCGCATGCAAATTCTTAGATGAGGCTTTCTCGCATCCGCAAAGGCATGCGGCAAGCGTGAAATTTGACCGCCCGGTAAACGGTGCATCAATCCGCCGGCCTGTCGTCCTTGTCCGACAGAACCCGCCATGCGGCACCGTCGAGATCTTCATACTGGCCGCTCTTCAACGACCAGAGGAAGGCAAAGAGTCCGAGACCGCCGAGAAACAGCGCGATCGGAATGAGGAAGATCAGCATGTTCATGCGGCAATCCTCGCATCGTCAGGGGCTCCAGCCGGTACCGTCGCGGCGGCGTCCCCTGTCAGGGCATTCTCGTCAAGCGCCAACCGGTTGAGGC
This DNA window, taken from Peteryoungia algae, encodes the following:
- the ccoS gene encoding cbb3-type cytochrome oxidase assembly protein CcoS; amino-acid sequence: MNMLIFLIPIALFLGGLGLFAFLWSLKSGQYEDLDGAAWRVLSDKDDRPAD
- the gndA gene encoding NADP-dependent phosphogluconate dehydrogenase, producing the protein MQQAEIGLIGLGVMGSNLALNIAEKGNRIAVFNRTPARTDEFLAEAGDLAGQIIGCHTIEEFVAAIRPPRPIIIMIKAGEAVDQQMAALMPHLSKNDIMIDAGNANFRDTVARFERLAGTDLTFIGMGVSGGEEGARHGPSIMVGGTEESWKRVEPVLTSIAAKFNDDPCVAWLGTDGAGHFVKTIHNGIEYADMQMIAEIYGILRDGLGMSAAEIGEIFGQWNKGRLNSYLIEITEKVLKATDPETGKPMVDIIVDAAGQKGTGKWSAIEAQNLAVAASGIEAAVSGRVLSSLRQERLAAEKLFGLPTLAETPKDKAAFIADLENALLAAKVAAYAQGFAVMSAASDEFKWSLPMPTIARIWRAGCIIRSQFLDEITSAFTKDPNVANLVVTPAFAEMVKETDGALRRVVAHAALSGLPVPAIASALSYFDTYRRGRGTANLIQAQRDFFGAHGFDRLDGKDLHHGPWAGQF